DNA sequence from the Brachybacterium avium genome:
TGGATCATGGCGAAGTCGACGGGGTCCTCGGGATGGGCCGCGTCGTACGCCTCGATGGTGTCGCCCAGCTGGAAGACGCTGGCGTTGACGGCTTCGTCGCCCTCGCGCCAGCCGCCCGCGTCCGAGTCGTCATCGGCCGCGAAGCGCGGGTCGCCGATCCCGGCGATCCGCAGCCCCGCCACCTCGACCACCTCGTTGTCGACCACGGTCGCATTGGGCTGCGCCTCGATCATGGCCGCGGCGGAGGCACCGTCATGGTTGCCGCTGACATAGACATAGGGGACGTCCAGCGTGCCGATGCGGCGCAGCAGCTCGGTCTCCAGCGGCGTGCCCCAGGAGACGATGTCGCCGGTGTCGACGACAGCATCGATCGCGAACTGCGTGTGCAGCTGCTCGATGACGTCGTAGGCCTGCGGGTTGTCGTGGATGTCCGAGACGTGCAGGACCGTGATCACGTTCTCCTGGTCCAGGCCCACCGGCAGCGAGTCCGCGGCGATGTACAGCGCGGAGACCTGTCCCACGAACTCGGCCAACGTGTCGCGGTAGCTCTGGTAGTCGATCACGGTGCCGTGGCCGAGATCAGCGATGTAGGCGGCCTGGGAGAGCAGCCCCTCGAACTTGGGCTGGCTCAGCGAGGCGGGGGAGAAGGTCACGGAGGTGGCGGCGAGCGAGGCCCCCACCACGACGACGGCACTGCCGCCGGCGATCAGCGCGCGCCGCACCCGGCGATAGGTCACGCCGACGGCGAGCCCGGCCCCGGCGGCGGCGAACAGAGCGTTCAGCGCGGCGTTCTTCGCCGCGGCCGCCGCCAGCGTCTCCGGCGCCGTCTGCTGCAGCTCCGCGAATCCGGAGTCCGCGTAGAACAGCGCCTCGGCCTTCTCGACATCGACGCTCTTGACCCGGGCCTCGATCCGCACCGGCGCGGTATGCGTGTCGAAGGCGACCTGGCCCACCGGCGGGAGCAGCAGCACGGTCTCGGAGGACAGGGAGGGCCGCAGGTGGACGCTCGCGGTCAGCGGGCCCACCTCGACCGTGGTGGCGGGGACCAGCAGCAGACCGACGATCGCCCCCAGCATCGCGACCACGGCCGTGGTGGTGAGGTGCAACCACCGCTGGCGGCGCCGCCTCAGCCGTCGCCGCCGGGTCGGGGAGTCCTGCACGGTCACCGCCGCCGGGCCCTCCTGCGAGCCGGGGCTGCCCTCCGGCGGGCGCGCCTCGCTCGAGGACATCGCGGGCTCAGCCGAGGAAGCCGACGCGACGAGGCTCCTCGGTGGAGACCTCGACGTAGGCGACCTTCGCGCCGGGGACCAGGACGGTGCGGCCCTTGTCGTCGACCAGGGTGACCGGGGAGCCGTCGGCGATCGCGCCGCTCAGCCGCTCGATCAGGGCATCGGACTTCTCCTCGGACTCGATCACGATCTCGCGCGGGGAGTGCTGGATGCCGATACGGATCTCCATGACCTGACCTTTCCTCCGCCTCGGGGCGGGGACGTTCGTTGCAGTACTGCCGGGAGTCTACGCGTCCGCCGGCGGTGCGGAGGCGTCGTCCGCCGCCAGCACAACCCCGGGGATCCGGGAGCCCTCCCGCGGTGCGAAGCCGGTCAGGCCGTGCACCACGGTCGTGGTCATGGTGTCCAGGATCGTGACACGCTCCGCCTCGTCCGCGGCGCCATGGAGCAGCTGCGCGGTGGTCTGGGTGACGGCGATGACCCCGCGCCCGAGGATCCGGGACTCCTCGACACCGATCTGCCGTGAGGCGGTCAGCACCCCGGCCAGCTCGATCGCCATCCGGTCCAGGACCGTCACCACCTTCTGCTGGACCACCTCGGAGATCAGCTCGTGACCGGTGAACAGTCGCAGGGAGTTGTCCAGCGCCACGAACTCGTAGAAGCGGTGCAGGCCCGCACGCACCCGGGTGATCGTGTCGCCCTCGCCCTCGCCTATCGCGCGGACCTCGTCGATCATCGAGGTCGCGAGGAGGTCGAGCACCTCGACGTAGAGCTTCTCCTTGGAGTCGAAATGCTGGTAGAGCACGGGTTTGGTGACACCGGCGGCGGTGGCGATGTCGTCCATGGAAGTGGACTGGAAGCCCTTCGCGGTGAACACCCGGGTGGCCAGCTCGAGCAGCTGTGCACGACGCTGTGCACGCGGCATCCGGGCCGTCGTTGACGTGGTCATGGTGTCGGTCTCCGATTCCGAGGGCAGCGGGGCGAGGGCGCTGCGGGGCAGGGGTCAGGTTCCTCGTGATCCCGGACACTCTACCGCCGCGGCCCGCCGGAGCCGAGGCGCCCGGATGTCGGTGCCGTGAGGTGGAATAGGGGCATGCGACAGACGGGCACGACCACGGGTGAGGGGATCCGTCTGCTCGGGCCCGACCTCGAGGCGCTTCCCGCCCTGCACGCCGTCGAGGAGCTCGATGACGTCCAGCGCGCCGCCCTGGAGCGCTTCCTCGGTGGCGGCGATGTGCTCGTCCACGGCGGCCCCGGCAGCGGCCGCACCGCGCTCGCGCTGACCGCTGCGGAGGTCTCCGGAACCGGCACGCTGCTGCTGGCCCCCCGACGCGCAGCCGCCGGTCGCCTCCGCGACACCCTCGCCGTCCGCGGCACGGGCGAGGTGCGGGCCATGACCCCACCCGCCCTCGGCCACGCGCTGGTGCGTGCCGACGCGCTGCGCCGCGGCCTGGGCGAGCCGACCCTGGTCACCGGCGCGGAACAGGATGCCCTGCTCGCCGAGCTGATCGCGCAGCGAGAGAGCTGGCACCTGGAGGTCGACCCCGGGGCGCGCACGCTGGCGAGCTTCCGCACCGAGCTGCGGGACCTGATCACCCGGGCGGCGGAGCTCGGCCTGACGCCCGCCGATCTCGAGGCGCTCGGGCACGAGCGCGGCAGGCCCGCCTGGCTCGATGCCGCCGCTCTGCTGCGGGACTATCTCGGGGTGCTCGACCTCGAGGCCTCCGCCGCGCTCGACGCGGGCCCGCGCCTGGACTCCGGGGCCCTCGTGCGCCGTGCCGTGCAGCTGCTCGCCGATCCCGCGACGCCCCCACCCTTCCGTGCCGTCGTGGTCGACGACGCCCAGGACCTCACCGCCGCCGGCATCGCCCTGGTCTCCGCGCTCGCCGCTGCCGGCGCGCGGGTGCTGGTGTGCAGCAGTCCCGATGCCGCGGTGGACACCTTCCGCGGCGCCCTGCCCGACGCCGCCGAGCGCCTGCGCGAGACGCTGCCCCGCCCGGTCGGCAGCATCGTGCTGACCGGAGCACATGCCCAGGTCGAGGGTCTGACCGCGGCGGTCGACGCACTGCGGGGACGGCTGCCCCGGGCCGGGGCTCCGGCGGAGGCGCGACGCCCCCGTGCCTCCCGTCTCGGCGCCCTGGTCGCGCTGCGGGCTCAGGATCCGCTGGACGAGGCCCGACTGATCGGCTCCGCCCTGCGCGACCTCCACCACCGCGAAGAGGTCGACTACGACCAGATGGCGGTGGTGTGCCGCTCCGGCGCCGCAGTCGCCGATCTCGCCGATCTGCTCTCGCGCACCGGTCTGCCGGTGCGCATCCCGCACCGCCCCCAGCCACTGCGGGAGGTCCCCGCGATCGCCGATCTGCTGACGATCCTGGAGATCGGGCTCGCCCCGCCGGAGGCCCCGCTGGATCCCCGCCGCGCCACCGAGCTCCTGCGCGGGCCCTTCGGCGACGCCGACACCCTCCGCCTGCGCCGCATCCGGCGACTGCTGCTGAGCGCCCACCGCGCCGCCGATCCCGACAGCGGGGCCACCAGCGAGCAGCTGCTCGCCCGAGCACTGGTCGACCAGGACGCGCCGGGCCTGCCCGCCGCAGCTGCCCGGGACCGCGCCGCCGCCCCCGTGCACCGGGTGCGGGACATGATCGCCGCGGTGCGCGAGCACCGGGATGCCGATGCGCAGCTGGTGCTCTGGCAGGCCTGGGACGCCTCGGGGCTGGCCGGCGGCTGGCGGCGCGCCGCCCTGGGCGCGGCCGGGGACGTGGACGGCGCCCGCTCGCGCCTGGCCGCGTCCCGGCTCGATGCGCTGCTGGAGCTGTTCGCGGCTGCGGAACGGCTGGCGGACCGCCGGCCCGGTGCCGGCGCCCTGGACCTGGTCGAGCAGGTCCGCTCTCAGGCAGTGGTGGAGGATACCCTCGCCCCGGCTGCCGCCGCCCGCGGCCGCATCGCGGTGCTCACCCCCGCGCAGCTCGCGGGCGAGCACCGCGACACCGTGGTCCTCGCCCGCCTCCAGGAAGGGGCCTGGCCGGACCTGCGCCTGCGCTCGACGCTGTTCGGCGCCGCAGAGCTGTCGCTGCGGGTCGGGGCCCGGCGCGGCGCCGAGCTCCCGCTCGAGGCCGACGCGGTGCGCGCACTCCAGCGCGAGCAGGTCATCGCCGACGAGCTGCGCCTGGCTGTCAGCGCACTCGCCCGTGCCCGGAGAAGGGTGCTGGTCACCGCGATCCAGGACGAGCAGAACGAGCCCTCTGCGCTCTTCGACGCGCTCGCAGATCTGGCCGCCCGCGCCGACTCCTCCGATCCCGAGGCCGCACCCTGGATCGATCTCAAGACCCTGCGCCGGGATCCCGGCCCCGCCCCGGACGCCCGCCGCCTGGTCGCGGCGCTGCGCCGGAGGCTGCGGGAGGAGGACCCGGACAGCGCCCGCGATGCGGCCCTGGCCCTGGAGGCGCTCGGCCGGGCCGGCGCCCCCGGCACCGATCCCGCCCGCTGGTATCACCAGGAGCCCAGCTCCACCGCGCCCCTGCACCAGGACGACGACCTGATCCGACTCTCCCCCTCGGCGCTGGAACGGGCCGTGGACTGCCCCCAGTCGTGGCTGATGGAGCGTGCCGGCGGCACCCGCAGCGGTGGGCCCGCCCAGCTCATCGGCACCGCGCTGCACCATCTGGCTCAGGTCCACCCGCGCGGTCCGGCCGGCGGCGAGCAGGACCTGCTGGAGGAGCTGCACACCCTGCTGCGCACCGTGCCCGGCACCGAGACCTGGTCCGGCCGGCGCCGCGTGCGCCGTGCCGAGGACGCCGCCCGCCTGCTCTCCGACCACCTGCGCAGCGCCGGGGAGCCGCTCGCCGTCGAGGCTCCCTTCGAGGTGACCCTGGGAAGGGTGCAGCTGCGCGGCAGCATCGACCGCATCGAGGGCGACGCCACCGGGCTGCGGGTGGTGGACCTGAAATCCGGCCGCGCCGCCAAATCCGCGGCGAAGGCCGAGGAGGACCTGCAGCTGGCCGCCTATCAGGCCGCAGTGCGCGAAGGGGCCCTTTCGGAGCAGCTGGGACCTGACGCTCCGGACCGGCTGAACGGCGCCGAGCTGGTCTACGTCGGCACCGGCGGGAAGAAGGCCGCCGTGCGCACCCAGGGAGCCCTCACCCGCGCAGAGGATCCGGGCTGGTTCGACGACCTCGTCCAGGAGGTCTCCCGCGAGGTCTCCGGTGACCAGGTGACCGCGCGCGTCAACGCCCACTGCACCCACTGCGCCGTGCGCAGCAGCTGCTCCCTGCAGCCCGAAGGAGATCAGCTGTGACCACCCCCCGCCCCACCCCGCCGGGCCCCGCCGCGCCCCGGGCCGAGCATTCCGCCGCCCGGCTGGCCGCGCTGCTCGAACAGCCGCCGCCCACCGCGGAGCAGACCGCCGTCATCGAGGCGCCCCTGGCCCCGATGCTGGTGGTCGCCGGGGCGGGTTCCGGCAAGACCGAGACCATGGCCTCGCGCGTGGTGTGGCTGATCGCCAACGGCATCGTCGAACCCCGCCAGGTGCTGGGCCTGACCTTCACCCGCAAGGCCGCCCACGAGCTCGCCGAACGGATCAGCGCGCGACTGGGGACCCTCGCCGCCGCGCTGCGGGCCGAGGGCCTGCCCCTGCCGCGCGGCCTCGAGCGCGGCGGCGACGACCTGGTCGGCCAGCGCCCCACCGTCCACACCTACAACGGCTTCGCCCTGGACCTGGTGCGCGAGCACGCGCTCGCCGTCGGCATCGACCCCGAGCTGACGATGATGTCCACCTCCGCCTCCTGGCAGCTCGCCCACGAGATCGTCGAGGGCTGGGACGACTCCCTGGACCTCGAGGCCTCCCCGGCGACCCTCACCGCCGCCCTGCTCTCGCTCACCTCATCGCTGGCCGATCACCTCGTCACCCCGGACCGGCTGGCCGTGCACCTGCGCGAGATCCGCGACCACCTCTCCCAGATCCCGCTGCAGGTCGAGGGGAAGCGCCGCACCACCCCCAAGGAGGTCGCGAAGGTGCTGGGCGCGCTCGAGTCGCGGCTCGCGCTGCTGCCGCTGCTGGCGCGGTTCGCCGAGATCCGCACCGAGTCCTCCGCACTGGACTTCGCCGACCAGGTCTCCCTCGCCGCCCGCGTGGCGCGCGAGGTGCCCGCCGCCGGTGCCCTCGCCCGCCGCATGCACCGGGTGGTGCTGCTGGACGAATTCCAGGACACCTCCGTCGCCCAGCTGCAGATGCTCACCGACCTCTTCGGTCCCGGCCACGCCGCCTGCGCCGTCGGCGACCCGCAGCAGGCGATCTACGGCTGGCGGGGGGCCTCGGCCGCCTCCCTCGCCGGCTTCGCCGAGGCGTTCGCCACCGCCGAGCAGAGCGTCCTGCAGCGCACCCTGTCCACCTCCTGGCGCAATGACCAGGCGGTCCTCGCCGTCGCGAACCGGCTCGCCGCCCCGCTGCGCAGCGTCGACTCCGGGGTGACCATCCCCGAGCTGCAGCCCCGACCCGGGGCGGGGGAGGGCGCCTGCGAGATCGTCGAGGCCGCCGACGAGCGCACCGAGGCGCTCGCGATCGGCCGCTGGATCCTGGCGCGCCGCGCGGAGCAGGAGGAGGACGCCCCGCCGGCCTCCGCCGCGGTGCTGGTGCGCGCCCGCCGCCAGATCCCGGCGCTGGTCGAGGGGCTCGAGGCGACTGGTCTCGCTGTCGCGGTGGTGGGGCTCGGCGGGCTCCTGCACCGCCCCGAGGTCGCGGATGTCCGGGCGCTGCTGGAGTGCGCCCACGACCCCGGCCGCGGCGACGCCCTGGTGCGCCTGCTGACCGGGCCCCGGCTCCGTCTCGGGGCCCGGGACCTCGCCGTGCTGGGCCGCTGGCGCGACCGGATGGGCTCCCGGCTGCGGCGGGAGGGAGAGGCGCCGGGCGGTCAGGACGAGGCCGAGACCGTCTCACTGGTCGACGCGGTCGACGATCTCCCGCCGACGGACTGGACCGATCCCTCCGGCCGCGTTCTGTCCACCACCGGCCGGGAGCGGCTGGCGCAGGTCCAGCAGATCCTGCGGGAGCTGCGCCGGTTGCTGCCTTTGCCGCTGCCGGACCTGGTCACCGCCGCGACCCGGCTGCTCGAGGTGGACCTCGCGCTGCTCGAGCGGGAACCGGACTCGCGGGCGCTCGCCGACCTGGAGGCGTTCCGTGACCATGCCGCGGCCTTCGACCGCACCGCCCGCCGCGGCGGTCTCGGGGCCTACCTCGACCTGCTCGAGATCAGCGAGGACGAGGAGGCCGGGCTCGCCGTCACCGCCGCCCCCGAGGCCTCCCACGACCCCGCCGCCGTCACGATCGTCACCCTGCACTCGGCCAAGGGCCTGGAATGGGACCTGGTCGCGGTCGCCGGACTCACCGAGGGCAGCGTCCCCTCCTACGACCTGCGCCGCGCGAAGACCGACGAGGCCGGCAGGACGCGGGTGCCGGCCGACGGCTGGCTCGGCAAGCTCGCCTCCGCCGCCGTGCCCACCGCCCTGCGCGGTGACGCGGACACCCTGCCGGAGCTGGCCTGGGCCGAGGCGGATACGCAGGTCGATGCCGAGTCCCTGATCCAGGAGTACCGCTTCGCCCAGGGAGAGGAGTCGCTGCGGGAGGACCGCCGGCTGATGTACGTCGCGGTGACCCGGGCCCGGCGCCGCCTGCTGCTGACCTCCGCCGCCTGGCGCAGCGGGCTGGCCTCAGCTCGGCCCCGCTCCCGCTATCTCACCGAGGTCACCGAACTGGTGCCCGAAGCGTTCCGCACCGTGCAGGAGGTCCCCGAGCACAACCCCCTGGAGAGCGAGCGCCCGCAGGCGTCCTGGCCACCGGCCCCCGGTCGGAGCGAGCGGGCGCGGGCCCGCGCGGCGGAGCTGCTCTCCGCCGTCGCAGGGCAGGCGGGGGAGCCGGCCGATCCCGAGCTCGCGGAGCTGGTGCGCCGCGCGGTCGTGGACCTCGAGCAGCAGGCCGCCCCGCCCATGGTCCATTCGCCGCCGCGGCTGTCGGCCTCCCAGGTGGTCCACCAGGCACGGTCTCCGCAGGCCGCAGCGCTCGACCTGTTGCGGCCCCTGCCCCGGCAGCCCTCCGCGGCCGCGGCACGGGGCACCGCCTTCCATGCCTGGCTGGAGTCCCGCTACGACAGCGCGACCCTGCTGGACCTGGAGGACCTGAGCGATCTGGAGCAGGCGGACGGCGAGGGCGCCACCGGGCTCGACGACCGGGCCCTGCGCGAGGCCTTCACCGCCTCGGAGTGGGCAGAGCGCTCCCCGCTCACGGTCGAGCAGCCCGTCCACACCCGGATCGGGCAGATCGCGGTGCGCGGCGTCATCGACGCCGTCTTCGCCGATCCCGAGGGCACCGACGGCAGCGAGGGCGTGCTCATCGTGGACTGGAAGACCGGCCGGGTGCCCCGGCCCACTCAGCTGCGGCAGCGCGCCCTGCAGCTCTCGCTGTACCGGCTCGCCTGGCACGAGCGCACCGGTCTGCCGCTGTCGCGCATCCGCACCGCGTTCCACTTCGTGGCCGACGGGGTGACGCACGAGGTGCGCCGCCATCCCTCGCGCGAGCGGATCGCGCAGCTGCTCACGGGGGAGGCGGGGGAGTGAGAGCAGCGGTCCGACGTAGGATCAAAGGTATGGCGACACGGTCTCGGGGCCGACGTGCGGTGCGGGCGGGCACCGCTCTGGTCGCGGTCCTCCTCACCGCGGCAGTGGTCGTCTATGGCGTCTGGGCGGGATACCTGTGGGTCTTCGCCTCCGAAGGGGCCGTCCCTCCACAGTCCCGGATCCCGGATCTGCCGGCCGGCACCGAGATCGTGGGCAGCACCACCGAATGCGCCTCCGGCGGGTGCTGGCGCGAGGTCTCTCTCGCTCCCGCGCCGCACAGCTCCCCGCGAGAGCTGGCGGAGACGCTCGGTCTGGAGCGCACCGAGCAGCGGTATCCGTGGAGCCTCCGCGATCCGCACTCGGTGCGGGCGTGGGCCGACGCCGACGGCGACCGCCTCGTGGTCTCCCTGCGCTACTGGGGCGCCGAGCTCACCCCGTGAGGGTGTGCGGGAGCGAGGCTCAGACCGTCCCGTCCTCCCGCGCGTTCATCTCCTCGTAGGCCCGCTCGGCCTCGTCGCGGGCGAGCTGTGCGAGATCGGCATCGAGATCAGCGATCATGCCGCGGGCATCAGCGACGATGTCCTCATCGCCCACCTCCAGGCCGTGGGCGAGCCATTCCGCGACGGCGAACTCGCCGAGGGCCTGGGCCCGCTCCATCAGCCGCGGATGGGTCGCGGTCGGCAGCTCCTCGCGATAGGCGGCGTAGAGGTCGTCGAAACGCTCCGGATCCAGGGAGGAGATCAGCCAGGCGAGGTCGGAGGCGGCATCGGCGACCTGGGAGGAGGACCAGTCACGGATGGCGCTGACCTGCTGCCCGGTCGTGAACAGGCTCTCTTCGGAGAGGTCCCCGTGCACGAACTGCGGGGTGATGTCCCACAGCTCCTGGTCCTCGAGCAGCGCCTGCCAGCGCTGGGAGACCGCAGCGGGGAGATGCCCGGCCGCGGTGACGGTGTCGATCCGCCCTCGATGGGCGGCGTGCATCGCCTCCGGGGTGAAGGTCTCCACCCCGGCCGCCTCGGCGGCGTAGCGCGGCACGGTGTGGATGCGGGCCAGCACCTGGCCCAGGGACCGGGCCAGCTCCGGGCTGCCGGCGAGGTCGTCGAGCATCAGCGGCCGGCCGACGGGGCCTCCGTCACCGCGCAGCGCCCGCCCTCGGAGAGTTTCACGAAGCCGAGCACCGGAGGGATCACGCTGTGCAGCGAGGTGCCGGTGAGCGAGTCGGCGACCTTCAGATCCCGCTCGAGGCGGACCCCGGCCGCGGTCGAACCGGGGGAGAGGACCATCACGCGCCTGCCGTCCTCGCCCACGATGCCGGCGACGTCGAGATCCTCGGCAGGGGTGGCGATCGGCATGGTCCGCGCCGGGACCAGCCCGGGGACCGCTGCCGCGGCAAGAGCAGCCAGGGAGTAGGAGTTGCGATGCACGCGTCCACCGTACCCGGCCAGGGTGCCCGCTCCGCGTAGGCTCGGACCATGGCGAAGCTCCGTGGTCCCCATCTCAGCACCCCTCTCACCCTCCTCGGCTCCGACCGGGACGCCCTGCAGCGCAGCGCCCCGGAGGCCGCCGCCCCCGGTGAGGACGCCCGCTACCTGGTCACCCGCTCCGGGGCGGTCACCCTGCGCGAGGACGGTGATGGCACCCTCCATGCGGTGCTGGAGGAGGCGGACCCCCGCGACGGCACCCAGCAGCCGCTGGTGCTGCTGGGCCGGCGTGACGGATTCCGCGTGCTCGCCGCCGAGATCGCCGAGCCCAGCCCCGAGCTGGACGCCCCCGGCCGTGATCTGCGCGACCTCCGGCGCGTCGCCGATCTGCTGGCCGACAGCGACGCGGACCTCGCCGCCGCCGCCGTCGCGATGGGCGCCTGGCATCGTTCGATGCGTCACTGCCCGCAGTGCGGCAGCGCGTTGGAGCCGGAGATGGCCGGCTGGGTGCTGCGCTGCCGCGAGGACGGCACCGAGCAGTTCCCCCGCACCGATCCCGCCGTGATCATGGCGGTGCGCGACGGGCAGGATCGCCTCCTGCTGGCCCGCAACGCGCACTTCCCCAGCGGTTTCCACTCGGTGCTGGCGGGTTTCGTCGAGCCGGGCGAGAGCCTCGAGAACGCAGTGGCCCGCGAGGTCGCCGAGGAGGTCGGGGTCACGGTCGAGGAGGTCGAATACGTGGGCAGCCAGCCCTGGCCCTTCCCCCGCTCGCTGATGCTCGGCTACCGGGCCTGGGCGCCGGGCGCCGGCGAGCTCGCGCTGCAGGAGGAGGAGATCGCCGAAGCCCGCTGGTTCAGCCGTGAGGAGCTCGCCGCCGCCCTGGAGGCGGAGGAGATCGCGCTGCCCGGCGCGGCCTCGATGGGCCGGGCGCTGATCGACGACTGGTTCGGCCGCTCCGCGCAGCGGTGAGACCACGCGGTGAGGCCATGCGGTGAGACCAGGGGGCGGTGCACCGGGCACCCCGGGGTGGTGTGCGGCACCCGCCGTCCACAGCGGTCCGCGGGGCGTCGCACCACCCTGGCAGGATGATCGGTGATGACCGATCAAGCCGCCCCCTCCGACCGCGCCGCCGCCGACAGCGGCGCGCCATCACCGACCGATGCGGAATCCCTGCTCGCCGCGCTCGATCCCGAGCAGCGCGAGGTCGCCCGCAGCTTCGGCGCCCCGATGTGCGTGCTCGCCGGTGCCGGGACCGGCAAGACCCGCGCCATCACCCACCGGATCGCCTACGGCGTCGAGACGGGGCAGCTGAATCCCCGCCATGTGCTGGCGGTGACCTTCACCGCCAAGGCCGCGGCCGAGATGCGCTCCCGGCTGCGTGACCTCGGCGTGCCCGCGGTCCAGGCCCGCACCTTCCACTCCGCCGCGCTGCGGCAGCTGCGCCATTTCTGGCCGCGTGTGGTGGGCGGGCCGATGCCCGAGCTGCTGACGAACAAGTTCGCGGGCATCGGTGAGGCCTGCCAGCAGCTGCACCTGAGCGTGGACCGTGCTGCGCTGCGGGACATCGTCTCCGAGGTCGAGTGGTCGCGGGTCTCGATGCTCACCCCCGAGTCCTACCCGGAGGCCGCACAGCAGGCCCGTCGGCCGGGCGTCGCGGGATTCGACTCCCGCTCCATCTCCCGCATCCTCACCCAGTACGAGGAGGTGAAGAAGGAGCGCGGGGTGATCGACTTCGAGGACGTCCTGCTGCACATGGTCGGCTTCCTCACCGAGCGCGGCGATGTGGCCCGAGAGGTGCGGGAGCAGTACAAGCACTTCGTGGTCGACGAGTACCAGGACGTCTCCGCCCTCCAGCACGCCCTGCTGCGGCTGTGGCTGGGCACCTCCGATGATCTCTGCGTGGTCGGCGACGCCGCCCAGACCATCTACACCTTCGCCGGTGCCCGAGCCTCCTACCTGCTGGACTTCCGCTCCGAGTTCAAACGTGCGCAGATCATCCGGCTCGAGCGGAACTACCGCTCCACCCCGGAGATCGTGCGTATGGCCAACACCGTGCTGGACGGTGCTCAGGGCCGCACCCGCGAGACCCGCCTGACCCTGGTCTCGCAGCGCGAGCCGGGCCCGCCCCCGCTGGTCGAGTCCTTCCCCGATGATCCCGCCGAGGCCGACGGCATCGCCGAGCGGATCGCCGACCTGGTGACCGGGGGCCGACCGGCCTCCGAGGTCGCGATCCTGTTCCGCACCAACAGCCAGTCCGAGGCCCTCGAACAGGCGCTGACCTTCCGCGGCATCGGCTACCTGGTGCGCGGCGGTGACCGCTTCTTCGAACGCCAGGAGGTGCGCCGGGCGATGGTCTCCCTCCGCGCCGCCACCCGGGTCGAACAGCTC
Encoded proteins:
- a CDS encoding phosphotransferase, which codes for MLDDLAGSPELARSLGQVLARIHTVPRYAAEAAGVETFTPEAMHAAHRGRIDTVTAAGHLPAAVSQRWQALLEDQELWDITPQFVHGDLSEESLFTTGQQVSAIRDWSSSQVADAASDLAWLISSLDPERFDDLYAAYREELPTATHPRLMERAQALGEFAVAEWLAHGLEVGDEDIVADARGMIADLDADLAQLARDEAERAYEEMNAREDGTV
- the nudC gene encoding NAD(+) diphosphatase; the protein is MAKLRGPHLSTPLTLLGSDRDALQRSAPEAAAPGEDARYLVTRSGAVTLREDGDGTLHAVLEEADPRDGTQQPLVLLGRRDGFRVLAAEIAEPSPELDAPGRDLRDLRRVADLLADSDADLAAAAVAMGAWHRSMRHCPQCGSALEPEMAGWVLRCREDGTEQFPRTDPAVIMAVRDGQDRLLLARNAHFPSGFHSVLAGFVEPGESLENAVAREVAEEVGVTVEEVEYVGSQPWPFPRSLMLGYRAWAPGAGELALQEEEIAEARWFSREELAAALEAEEIALPGAASMGRALIDDWFGRSAQR
- a CDS encoding ATP-dependent DNA helicase UvrD2, giving the protein MTDQAAPSDRAAADSGAPSPTDAESLLAALDPEQREVARSFGAPMCVLAGAGTGKTRAITHRIAYGVETGQLNPRHVLAVTFTAKAAAEMRSRLRDLGVPAVQARTFHSAALRQLRHFWPRVVGGPMPELLTNKFAGIGEACQQLHLSVDRAALRDIVSEVEWSRVSMLTPESYPEAAQQARRPGVAGFDSRSISRILTQYEEVKKERGVIDFEDVLLHMVGFLTERGDVAREVREQYKHFVVDEYQDVSALQHALLRLWLGTSDDLCVVGDAAQTIYTFAGARASYLLDFRSEFKRAQIIRLERNYRSTPEIVRMANTVLDGAQGRTRETRLTLVSQREPGPPPLVESFPDDPAEADGIAERIADLVTGGRPASEVAILFRTNSQSEALEQALTFRGIGYLVRGGDRFFERQEVRRAMVSLRAATRVEQLDPARAVRDILSQQGWAPTAPETTGAVRDRWDSLNALVGLTDTITARPATTMADVVRELEERAESQAAPVVDGVTLASVHAAKGLEWPVVFVVGASDGLLPISMARTPAEVEEERRLFYVALTRARDLLTVSWSAARTPGARGSRKPSRFLDGVLAHPDAPKTAPGAGPRRTGRRSATVYAECRVCGQGLVAPREQRLGRHEGCPSTVGEGLRTTLRTWRREQARLRGTPPYAILTDAALDAVAERAPRSEQELLEVPGIGPNKLASFGADLLELLAAEAEDQ